The following are encoded together in the Streptomyces flavofungini genome:
- a CDS encoding cyclase family protein gives MSAPSDPAAAPAAPSAPPLPTPPDPPPPAPPDPPLPPEFLGIAERVNNWGRWGADDEIGTLNLITDEVVRAAAATVRSGRRVPLALPLRHDGVQTGSIPGRVNPLHTMVQINQPLFAPGSIATSDDTVTMGLQAATHWDALPHVSHSGLIYNGRPADTITAHEGARFSGIGTAASVVSRGVLLDVARAKGLERLPVDHAVTPEDLDEAAEFGGVTVGAGDVVLVRTGHVRAYLAGDRRGYGYPSPGLSVRTPEWFHARDVAAVANDTLTFEIFPPEIEHLWLAVHALHLVEMGMPQGQNWNLEELSTACGEERRHSFLLSATPEPFTGATGAPVAPVAIF, from the coding sequence ATGTCAGCGCCGTCCGACCCCGCGGCCGCCCCGGCCGCACCCTCCGCACCGCCCCTGCCGACGCCACCCGACCCACCCCCGCCGGCACCACCCGACCCACCCCTGCCGCCCGAGTTCCTCGGCATCGCCGAGCGCGTCAACAACTGGGGCCGCTGGGGCGCCGACGACGAGATCGGCACCCTGAACCTCATCACCGACGAGGTGGTGCGCGCGGCCGCCGCCACGGTCCGCTCGGGCCGCCGCGTGCCGCTCGCGCTGCCGCTGCGCCACGACGGCGTGCAGACGGGATCGATCCCGGGCCGCGTCAACCCGCTGCACACGATGGTGCAGATCAACCAGCCCCTCTTCGCGCCGGGTTCGATCGCGACCAGCGACGACACCGTCACGATGGGCCTGCAGGCGGCCACCCACTGGGACGCCCTGCCGCACGTCTCGCACTCGGGCCTGATCTACAACGGCCGCCCCGCGGACACGATCACCGCGCACGAGGGCGCCCGCTTCAGCGGCATCGGCACGGCCGCGTCCGTCGTCTCGCGCGGCGTCCTCCTCGACGTGGCCCGCGCCAAGGGCCTCGAACGGCTGCCCGTGGACCACGCGGTGACCCCCGAAGACCTGGACGAGGCGGCGGAGTTCGGGGGTGTCACCGTCGGCGCCGGGGACGTCGTCCTCGTACGGACGGGGCACGTCCGGGCCTATCTGGCGGGTGACCGGCGCGGTTACGGCTATCCGTCGCCGGGGCTTTCGGTGCGGACGCCGGAGTGGTTCCACGCGCGGGACGTGGCGGCCGTCGCCAATGACACGCTCACCTTCGAGATCTTCCCGCCGGAGATCGAGCACCTGTGGCTCGCGGTGCACGCCCTGCATCTGGTCGAGATGGGCATGCCGCAGGGCCAGAACTGGAATCTCGAAGAGTTGTCCACAGCCTGTGGAGAAGAGCGCCGTCACAGCTTCCTGCTGTCGGCGACCCCGGAGCCCTTCACGGGCGCGACGGGCGCTCCGGTGGCACCGGTCGCGATCTTCTGA
- a CDS encoding SDR family NAD(P)-dependent oxidoreductase, whose translation MGNFLAGKVVTVTGAGRGIGRAVALAAAAEGAKVVVNDYGVSVEGAEPTSEVAAAVVKEIEAAGGEAVAVADDIATMAGGQRIVDVALARYGRVDGVVCVAGILRERMLFNMTEEEWDPVVATHLKGTFTAFRAASAVMRAQGSGTLIGFTSGNHQGSVAQANYSAAKGGIISLVRSAALGLHKYGITANAVAPVARTRMSANVPMELTEIGDPEDVAALVVYLLSDRARQERITGQVYTIAGPKIAVWAQPRELRAGYAEGGWTPERIAEFLPGTVGTDPMPLLARLEEMARAAAAKERPNAGAPPGGRPGVPGSGTGGGTGAGPGAGADTGADAAPAPSSRPDA comes from the coding sequence GTGGGGAACTTCTTGGCAGGCAAGGTGGTCACCGTCACCGGCGCCGGACGGGGCATCGGCAGGGCGGTCGCGCTCGCCGCGGCGGCCGAGGGCGCGAAGGTCGTCGTCAACGACTACGGGGTGTCCGTCGAGGGCGCCGAGCCCACCAGCGAGGTCGCCGCGGCCGTCGTCAAGGAGATCGAGGCGGCGGGCGGCGAAGCGGTGGCCGTGGCGGACGACATCGCCACGATGGCGGGCGGCCAGCGGATCGTGGACGTGGCGCTCGCCCGCTACGGGCGCGTGGACGGCGTCGTGTGCGTCGCCGGGATCCTGCGCGAACGCATGCTGTTCAACATGACCGAGGAGGAGTGGGACCCCGTCGTCGCCACCCACCTGAAGGGCACCTTCACCGCGTTCAGGGCCGCGTCCGCCGTCATGCGCGCCCAGGGCTCCGGCACCCTCATCGGCTTCACCAGCGGCAACCACCAGGGCTCCGTCGCCCAGGCCAACTACAGCGCGGCCAAGGGCGGCATCATCTCCCTGGTCCGCAGCGCCGCACTCGGCCTGCACAAGTACGGCATCACCGCCAACGCCGTCGCCCCCGTCGCCCGCACCCGGATGTCCGCGAACGTCCCCATGGAGCTGACGGAGATCGGCGACCCCGAAGACGTGGCCGCACTCGTCGTCTACTTGCTCAGCGACCGCGCGCGCCAGGAGCGCATCACCGGCCAGGTGTACACGATCGCGGGCCCGAAGATCGCCGTCTGGGCGCAGCCGCGCGAACTGCGCGCCGGATACGCCGAGGGCGGCTGGACGCCGGAGCGGATCGCGGAGTTCCTGCCCGGGACGGTCGGCACGGACCCCATGCCGCTGCTCGCCAGGCTGGAGGAGATGGCTCGGGCCGCGGCGGCCAAGGAGCGGCCCAACGCGGGGGCGCCGCCCGGGGGGAGGCCGGGTGTCCCGGGCTCCGGCACCGGTGGCGGTACGGGTGCCGGCCCAGGTGCAGGTGCCGATACCGGCGCCGACGCCGCCCCCGCCCCGTCCTCACGGCCCGACGCCTAG
- a CDS encoding acyl-CoA dehydrogenase family protein, whose product MDFEFGAADEAFRREAREWLRERLTGEFAGAAGRGGPGSEHERGDVRRAWERELGRGGWIGIGWDTGRGGDRGTGQGAAGSAYGARRATLTQQVVWAEEYARVRAPGRCGHIGENLLAPTLLAHGSKEQQDEFLPGIARGETLWCQGYSEPGAGSDLAGLRTTAVRDADGTYRITGQKIWTSLAHEADWCFVLARTEPGSRRHHGLSFLLLPMDQPGHIDVRPIRQLTGTSEFNEVFFDGARACAAHVVGGEGNGWRVAMGLLGFERGVSTLAQQIGFAEELGRVVQEALRGGTAADPVLRDRLVRQWAELRVMRWNALRTLGSGGGVAGAPSVAKLLWGGWHQRLGELAMAVRGSAAAVGPADWSAESPYELDALQRLFLFSRADTIYGGSDEIQRNIIAERVLGLPREAKGPVRGTP is encoded by the coding sequence GTGGACTTCGAGTTCGGGGCCGCGGACGAGGCGTTCCGGCGGGAGGCGCGGGAGTGGCTGCGGGAGCGGCTGACCGGGGAGTTCGCGGGGGCCGCGGGGCGCGGCGGGCCCGGCAGCGAGCACGAGCGGGGCGACGTGCGGCGGGCGTGGGAGCGGGAGCTGGGCCGTGGCGGGTGGATCGGCATCGGCTGGGACACGGGCCGGGGCGGCGACCGGGGCACGGGCCAGGGCGCCGCCGGGTCCGCGTACGGCGCCCGGCGGGCCACGCTGACCCAGCAGGTCGTCTGGGCCGAGGAGTACGCGCGCGTGCGCGCGCCGGGCCGCTGCGGCCACATCGGCGAGAACCTGCTCGCGCCCACCCTCCTCGCGCACGGCAGCAAGGAGCAGCAGGACGAGTTCCTGCCCGGCATCGCCCGCGGCGAGACCCTGTGGTGCCAGGGCTACAGCGAGCCCGGCGCCGGATCCGACCTCGCGGGCCTGCGCACCACGGCCGTACGGGACGCCGACGGGACGTACCGCATCACCGGACAGAAGATCTGGACGTCCCTCGCGCACGAGGCGGACTGGTGCTTCGTCCTGGCCCGCACCGAGCCGGGATCGCGCCGCCACCACGGCCTGTCCTTCCTGCTGCTGCCCATGGACCAGCCCGGCCACATCGACGTCCGCCCGATCCGGCAGCTGACCGGCACCAGCGAGTTCAACGAGGTCTTCTTCGACGGGGCACGCGCGTGCGCCGCCCATGTCGTCGGCGGCGAGGGCAACGGCTGGCGGGTCGCCATGGGGCTGCTCGGCTTCGAGCGCGGGGTGTCGACGCTGGCCCAGCAGATCGGCTTCGCCGAGGAGTTGGGGCGGGTCGTGCAGGAGGCGCTGCGGGGCGGGACGGCGGCGGACCCGGTGCTGCGGGACCGGCTCGTGCGGCAGTGGGCGGAGCTGCGGGTGATGCGCTGGAACGCGCTGCGGACGCTCGGGAGCGGCGGCGGGGTCGCGGGCGCGCCCAGCGTGGCGAAGCTGCTGTGGGGCGGCTGGCACCAACGGCTCGGCGAGCTCGCGATGGCCGTGCGCGGGAGCGCCGCCGCCGTCGGACCCGCCGACTGGAGCGCGGAATCCCCGTACGAACTCGACGCGCTCCAGCGCCTGTTCCTGTTCTCCCGCGCCGACACGATCTACGGCGGCTCGGACGAGATCCAGCGGAACATCATCGCCGAGCGGGTGCTCGGACTGCCGAGAGAGGCCAAGGGGCCGGTGAGGGGTACGCCATGA
- a CDS encoding Zn-dependent alcohol dehydrogenase, which yields MRGVVFDGARVEVVDDLEIRDPGPGEVLVAVAAAGLCHSDLSVIDGTIPFPPPVVLGHEGAGVVEAVGPGVAHVAPGDHVALSTIANCGSCAHCHRGRPTMCRKAIGMPQQPFSRAGKPLYQFAANSAFAERTLVKAVQAVRIPKEIPLTSAALIGCGVVTGVGAALNRARVAHGDSVVVIGTGGIGLNVLQGARIAGATTVVAVDANPEKEAVARQFGATHFLPSTEGVADILPDGADHAFECVGRVELIRQAVDLLDRHGQAVLLGVPPATAEASFLVSSLFLDKSILGCRYGSARPQRDFALYADLYLAGRLLLDELVTRTYPVAEFAAAREDAEAGRVARGVLVF from the coding sequence ATGAGGGGCGTGGTGTTCGACGGGGCGCGGGTCGAGGTCGTCGACGACCTGGAGATACGCGACCCGGGACCCGGGGAGGTCCTGGTCGCCGTCGCGGCGGCCGGGCTGTGCCACAGCGACCTGTCGGTGATCGACGGCACCATCCCCTTTCCGCCACCCGTGGTGCTCGGACACGAGGGCGCGGGCGTCGTCGAGGCGGTCGGCCCCGGGGTCGCGCACGTCGCGCCCGGCGACCACGTGGCCCTGTCCACCATCGCCAACTGCGGGTCCTGCGCGCACTGCCACCGGGGCCGCCCCACCATGTGCCGCAAGGCCATCGGCATGCCCCAACAGCCGTTCTCGCGCGCGGGCAAGCCGCTGTACCAGTTCGCCGCGAACTCGGCGTTCGCCGAACGCACCCTCGTCAAGGCCGTGCAGGCCGTCCGGATCCCCAAGGAGATCCCGCTGACGTCGGCCGCCCTCATCGGCTGCGGCGTCGTCACCGGCGTCGGCGCCGCGCTCAACCGCGCGCGCGTCGCCCACGGGGACTCCGTCGTCGTCATCGGCACGGGCGGCATCGGCCTCAACGTCCTCCAGGGCGCGCGCATCGCCGGGGCCACGACCGTCGTCGCCGTCGACGCCAACCCCGAGAAGGAGGCGGTGGCCCGGCAGTTCGGCGCCACCCACTTCCTGCCCTCCACGGAGGGGGTCGCCGACATCCTGCCGGACGGCGCCGACCACGCCTTCGAGTGCGTCGGCCGCGTCGAGCTGATCCGCCAGGCCGTCGACCTCCTCGACCGCCACGGCCAGGCTGTCCTGCTCGGCGTGCCGCCCGCCACGGCCGAGGCGTCGTTCCTCGTCTCGTCCCTGTTCCTGGACAAGTCGATCCTCGGCTGCCGCTACGGCTCTGCCCGCCCGCAGCGGGACTTCGCGCTGTACGCCGACCTGTATCTGGCCGGGCGGCTGCTCCTGGACGAGCTGGTGACGCGGACGTATCCGGTGGCGGAGTTCGCGGCGGCGCGGGAGGACGCGGAGGCGGGGAGGGTGGCGCGGGGGGTGCTGGTGTTCTGA
- a CDS encoding MFS transporter, with product MSYREIASRGTLAWAVVAVGARMPVAMAPLAVVFLVREREGGYALGAILAAVYVIGEIAGAAFLGMRMRAERARPQLAVGLGVGAVGFAALGALPDAPAVALAACAFVAGGAPGAAPGGLRALLNTLVPERAVAQALSAESVLVFGIWALAPAAVTGLALGVAPGLPLLLAAALMGLSVAGLWLLPVGWKADESDRDGEPMLRIMARAWPVYVTGAAGLSLLALAELVLPALLEQRGISVGMSGPLLAGLAVSSAAGSFVYGLRTWPGRLRTQSLVCMLGVSGCLAVVAVLPTATWLAVGLACAGFLQAGSMLTRNLTLREVLPPSALAAGYSLMYAAVGAGYAVSGSMAGGLLSVTTPSTAILAGVALTVVLTLVGTLAEVRPGPVGSGPVRGGGLAAASGGGADPVGSEGSGGGEAGPAGEAEPVGGAVESPRPGQRR from the coding sequence ATGAGCTATCGCGAGATCGCGTCGCGGGGGACCCTCGCCTGGGCCGTCGTGGCCGTGGGCGCCCGGATGCCCGTGGCCATGGCCCCCTTGGCCGTGGTATTCCTGGTCCGGGAGCGCGAGGGCGGGTACGCCCTCGGCGCGATCCTGGCCGCGGTGTACGTGATCGGCGAGATCGCGGGCGCCGCGTTCCTCGGGATGCGGATGCGGGCCGAGCGGGCGCGGCCGCAGCTGGCCGTCGGACTCGGCGTGGGCGCCGTGGGCTTCGCTGCGCTCGGCGCGCTGCCCGACGCGCCCGCCGTGGCGCTCGCGGCCTGCGCGTTCGTCGCGGGCGGCGCGCCCGGTGCCGCGCCCGGCGGGCTGCGCGCGCTGCTCAACACCCTCGTGCCGGAGCGGGCCGTGGCGCAGGCCCTGTCCGCCGAGTCCGTCCTGGTCTTCGGCATATGGGCGCTCGCGCCCGCGGCCGTCACGGGCCTCGCCCTGGGCGTGGCACCCGGCCTGCCCCTGCTCCTGGCCGCCGCCCTGATGGGCCTGTCCGTCGCCGGCCTGTGGCTGCTGCCCGTCGGCTGGAAGGCGGACGAGTCCGACCGGGACGGCGAGCCGATGCTGCGCATCATGGCCCGCGCCTGGCCGGTGTACGTGACCGGTGCGGCCGGCCTGTCGCTGCTCGCCCTCGCGGAGCTGGTGCTGCCCGCGCTCCTGGAGCAGCGCGGGATATCCGTCGGCATGTCGGGCCCGCTGCTCGCCGGACTCGCGGTGAGCTCGGCGGCCGGTTCGTTCGTGTACGGACTGCGGACGTGGCCCGGCCGCCTGCGGACGCAGAGCCTGGTGTGCATGCTCGGCGTCAGCGGCTGCCTGGCCGTCGTCGCCGTCCTGCCGACCGCCACGTGGCTCGCGGTCGGCCTCGCCTGCGCCGGTTTCCTCCAGGCGGGCTCCATGCTCACCCGCAACCTGACGTTGCGCGAGGTCCTGCCCCCGAGCGCGCTCGCGGCGGGCTATTCACTGATGTACGCGGCGGTGGGCGCGGGTTACGCCGTCAGCGGGTCCATGGCCGGGGGCCTCCTCAGTGTCACGACCCCGTCGACGGCCATCTTGGCGGGGGTCGCCCTGACGGTCGTGCTGACGCTGGTGGGGACACTGGCGGAGGTGCGGCCGGGGCCGGTGGGGAGTGGGCCGGTGCGGGGCGGGGGGCTTGCTGCGGCTTCGGGGGGTGGTGCGGATCCGGTCGGCAGTGAGGGTTCGGGTGGCGGTGAGGCGGGCCCCGCTGGTGAGGCGGAGCCGGTGGGTGGTGCGGTGGAGAGCCCGAGGCCGGGGCAGAGGCGCTGA
- a CDS encoding GNAT family N-acetyltransferase — MYAISLGADGAELRPLEPWQAEEFLAHIDRGREFIGRHNGLPDVVHDLESSRAYLQAYADKTAADTGRICGIHLDGELVGAVILRTMDVAQRTAEAGCWLEPAAVGKGLVTRAARTLIDWAVEHRGIHRVDWWVSSANAPSIAVARRLGMTRDGVLRESYPYRGKRHDQEVWSVLAPEWRAAKSAAA, encoded by the coding sequence ATGTACGCGATATCCCTGGGTGCCGACGGCGCGGAGCTGCGCCCGTTGGAGCCCTGGCAGGCCGAGGAGTTCCTGGCCCACATCGACCGGGGGCGGGAGTTCATCGGACGGCACAACGGCCTGCCCGACGTCGTCCACGACCTGGAATCGAGCCGGGCCTACCTCCAGGCGTACGCCGACAAGACCGCCGCCGACACCGGCAGGATCTGCGGCATCCACCTGGACGGCGAGCTGGTCGGCGCGGTCATCCTGCGCACCATGGACGTGGCCCAGCGCACCGCGGAGGCGGGCTGCTGGCTGGAGCCCGCGGCGGTCGGCAAGGGCCTGGTGACCCGGGCCGCCCGCACCCTCATCGACTGGGCCGTCGAGCACCGCGGCATCCACCGCGTGGACTGGTGGGTCTCCTCGGCCAACGCCCCCAGCATCGCCGTCGCCCGCCGCCTCGGCATGACCCGCGACGGCGTCCTCCGGGAGAGCTATCCGTACCGGGGGAAGCGGCACGACCAGGAGGTCTGGTCGGTCCTCGCGCCGGAGTGGCGGGCGGCGAAGTCGGCGGCTGCGTAG
- a CDS encoding GlxA family transcriptional regulator: protein MSEAQEKRAKAAAQAGPGAPARRRHRVAVLALDGVIPFELGIPQRIFGRARNAAGERLYDVVTCSARPPGPVRTDADYAILVEHGPEALAEADTLVVSASYELGPVYEDGRLTEELAAALAHVRPGARLVSICTGSYVLAAAGWLDGRPATTHWSSADHFQRLFPQIKVDADVLFIDDGDVLTSAGVAAGLDLCLHLVRRDHGTAVANEVARRTVVPPHRDGGQAQYIQRPIPEPQLATTTVARAWALGRLHEPIQLRDMAEQEAMSVRTFTRRFREEVGVSPGQWLTRQRVERARHLLESSDLSVDQVARDAGFGTAQSMRQHLQAALGVTPTAYRRTFRAEYPRQNR from the coding sequence ATGAGCGAGGCTCAGGAGAAGCGGGCGAAGGCTGCGGCGCAGGCGGGGCCCGGCGCACCGGCACGGCGGCGCCACCGCGTCGCCGTGCTCGCCCTCGACGGCGTCATCCCCTTCGAACTGGGCATTCCGCAGCGCATCTTCGGGCGGGCGCGGAACGCGGCGGGCGAGCGGCTGTACGACGTCGTGACCTGCTCCGCCCGGCCGCCGGGCCCGGTCCGCACGGACGCGGACTACGCGATCCTCGTCGAGCACGGCCCGGAGGCGCTGGCCGAGGCGGACACGCTCGTCGTCTCCGCCTCGTACGAGCTGGGGCCCGTGTACGAGGACGGCCGCCTCACCGAGGAGCTCGCCGCCGCCCTCGCCCACGTGCGGCCCGGCGCCCGCCTCGTCTCCATCTGCACCGGCAGCTACGTCCTCGCCGCCGCGGGCTGGCTCGACGGGCGCCCCGCGACCACGCACTGGTCGTCGGCGGACCACTTCCAGCGCCTCTTCCCGCAGATCAAGGTCGATGCGGACGTCCTCTTCATCGACGACGGCGACGTGCTGACCTCGGCGGGGGTCGCCGCCGGGCTCGATCTGTGTCTGCATCTGGTGCGCCGCGACCACGGCACCGCGGTCGCCAACGAGGTGGCCCGGCGCACGGTGGTGCCGCCGCACCGTGACGGCGGGCAGGCCCAGTACATCCAACGTCCCATCCCCGAGCCCCAGTTGGCGACGACCACTGTGGCGCGGGCGTGGGCGCTCGGGCGGCTGCACGAACCGATCCAGCTGCGGGACATGGCCGAGCAGGAGGCGATGTCCGTGCGCACCTTCACGCGGCGGTTCCGCGAGGAGGTCGGGGTCAGCCCCGGGCAGTGGCTGACCCGGCAGCGGGTGGAGCGGGCGCGGCACCTGCTGGAGTCCAGCGACCTGTCGGTGGACCAGGTCGCGCGGGACGCGGGGTTCGGTACGGCGCAGTCGATGCGGCAGCACTTGCAGGCGGCGCTCGGCGTGACGCCCACGGCGTACCGACGGACGTTCCGGGCCGAGTACCCGCGCCAGAACCGCTGA
- a CDS encoding MFS transporter: MNETSDPQVRTTGVERTNRDQLSKPPQSPQLQPLSLSQPESQPQPQPQPESQPQPESQPQPESQPQPESQPQPESQPLSLPRGRKWERERGRKRGRDGGGGGGRGRGFRIHRAWFVAAVAFVTIIGGAAFNSLPGLLIDPLHDEFDWSRGEIGFAVSIDMALYGLTAPFAAALMDRFGIRKVVVAALSLVAAGALLSVWMTASWQLMLYWGLLVGLGTGSMALAFSATVTNRWFVARRGLVTGILTAAGASGQLVFLPLCAWIVDEHGWRPASVTVALAALVVVPFVWLLLRDHPADVGLAPYGGEFTPKPEPTRGAARRTLRVLADAARTGPFWLLAGSFAICGASTNGLIRTHFVPSAHDHGMQITAAASLLAVIGVFDVIGTIASGWLTDRFESRRLLAVYYGLRGISLLFLPMLLAPTVHPPMVFFIIFYGLDWVATVPPTLALCREHYGEDSAIVFGWVLASHQVGAAVVAFLGGVARDVFGNYDVVWYASGALCAAAALMVLVIRRRGVGSAESAA; the protein is encoded by the coding sequence GTGAACGAGACAAGCGATCCGCAGGTGCGGACCACTGGCGTGGAGCGGACGAACCGGGACCAGCTGTCGAAGCCGCCACAGTCGCCGCAGCTGCAGCCGCTGTCGCTATCGCAGCCGGAGTCGCAGCCACAGCCACAGCCACAGCCGGAGTCGCAGCCGCAGCCGGAGTCGCAGCCGCAGCCGGAGTCGCAGCCGCAGCCGGAGTCGCAGCCGCAGCCGGAGTCGCAGCCGCTGTCGCTGCCGCGAGGGCGGAAGTGGGAGCGGGAGCGGGGGCGGAAGCGGGGGCGTGATGGGGGCGGTGGCGGTGGCCGGGGGCGAGGGTTCCGGATCCACCGGGCCTGGTTCGTCGCCGCTGTCGCCTTCGTGACGATCATCGGTGGCGCCGCCTTCAACTCCCTGCCGGGCCTGCTCATCGACCCGCTGCACGACGAGTTCGACTGGTCGCGCGGTGAGATCGGCTTCGCGGTCTCGATCGACATGGCGCTGTACGGCCTGACCGCGCCGTTCGCCGCCGCCCTGATGGACCGCTTCGGCATCCGCAAGGTCGTGGTGGCGGCGCTGAGCCTGGTCGCGGCGGGCGCGCTGCTCAGCGTATGGATGACGGCGAGCTGGCAGCTGATGCTCTACTGGGGCCTGCTCGTCGGCCTGGGCACCGGATCGATGGCGCTGGCCTTCTCGGCGACGGTCACCAACCGCTGGTTCGTGGCGCGGCGCGGCCTGGTGACGGGCATCCTGACGGCGGCGGGGGCCTCCGGCCAGCTGGTGTTCCTGCCGCTGTGCGCGTGGATCGTGGACGAGCACGGCTGGCGCCCGGCGTCGGTGACGGTCGCGCTCGCCGCGCTGGTCGTGGTGCCGTTCGTGTGGCTGCTGCTGCGCGACCACCCGGCGGACGTCGGACTCGCCCCGTACGGAGGGGAGTTCACGCCGAAGCCGGAGCCCACGCGGGGTGCTGCGCGGCGGACGCTGCGGGTGCTAGCGGACGCGGCGAGGACGGGGCCCTTCTGGCTGCTCGCGGGCTCGTTCGCGATCTGCGGCGCCTCGACGAACGGCCTGATCCGCACGCACTTCGTACCGTCCGCGCACGACCACGGCATGCAGATCACCGCGGCGGCGTCGCTGCTCGCGGTGATCGGTGTCTTCGACGTGATCGGCACGATCGCCTCCGGCTGGCTGACGGACCGCTTCGAGTCCCGCCGCCTCCTCGCGGTGTACTACGGCCTGCGCGGCATCTCCCTGCTCTTCCTGCCGATGCTGCTCGCGCCGACCGTGCACCCGCCGATGGTCTTCTTCATCATCTTCTACGGCCTCGACTGGGTCGCCACGGTGCCGCCGACGCTGGCGCTGTGCCGCGAGCACTACGGCGAGGACAGCGCGATCGTCTTCGGCTGGGTCCTGGCCTCGCACCAGGTGGGCGCGGCGGTGGTCGCGTTCCTGGGAGGGGTGGCGCGGGATGTCTTCGGGAACTACGACGTGGTCTGGTACGCGTCCGGGGCGCTGTGTGCGGCGGCGGCGCTGATGGTGCTCGTGATCCGGCGGCGGGGGGTGGGGTCGGCGGAGTCGGCGGCGTGA
- a CDS encoding flavin reductase family protein, with the protein MMGHAGMAATVVRYLRSVGAPTAVAQPVEALPRPHLRAVREDERAPVDAAEFRRVLGHFATGVTVITAPATPSTTPSATPSTVATAPSPAGATEAPSTTPPPAPPQGTAPPQGPVGFACQSFASLSLDPPLVSFMVARTSTTWPRIARAGVFCVNILGADQGALCRAFAVSGADKFAGVDYDAAPVTGSPRLAGAPAWVDCVAHAVHTGGDHLIVVGRVEALGTVENQVDGDVEGDVDGAAAPLLFHRGAFGEFTPHSGT; encoded by the coding sequence ATGATGGGACACGCAGGCATGGCCGCCACCGTCGTCCGGTACCTCCGGTCGGTCGGGGCCCCGACCGCCGTCGCCCAGCCGGTCGAGGCACTGCCCCGGCCCCACCTGCGGGCCGTCCGCGAGGACGAGCGCGCGCCGGTCGACGCGGCCGAATTCCGCCGGGTGCTGGGGCACTTCGCGACCGGGGTCACGGTGATCACCGCCCCGGCCACGCCCTCGACCACGCCCTCGGCCACGCCCTCGACCGTGGCGACTGCGCCGAGTCCCGCCGGGGCGACCGAGGCCCCCTCGACCACGCCGCCCCCCGCACCCCCGCAGGGCACCGCGCCCCCGCAAGGCCCCGTCGGCTTCGCCTGCCAATCCTTCGCCTCCCTCTCCCTCGACCCGCCCCTCGTCTCCTTCATGGTGGCCCGCACCTCCACCACCTGGCCCCGCATCGCCCGCGCGGGCGTCTTCTGCGTGAACATCCTCGGGGCCGACCAGGGCGCCCTGTGCCGCGCCTTCGCGGTCAGCGGGGCGGACAAGTTCGCGGGTGTCGACTACGACGCCGCCCCGGTGACCGGGTCGCCCCGGCTCGCCGGTGCCCCGGCCTGGGTCGACTGCGTCGCGCACGCCGTGCACACCGGCGGCGACCACCTCATCGTCGTCGGCCGCGTGGAGGCACTCGGCACGGTCGAGAACCAGGTCGACGGTGACGTCGAAGGTGACGTCGACGGGGCCGCCGCACCCCTCCTCTTCCACCGCGGCGCCTTCGGCGAGTTCACCCCGCACTCGGGCACGTAG
- a CDS encoding MarR family winged helix-turn-helix transcriptional regulator yields MTDGVNWLTAEEQHAWRSFVRLHERLIGRLSHLLQTESHLAAADYAVLVNLTDVPEGRQRYQDLARALEWEKSRMSHHIARMIRRGLVVREDCPEDGRGAFAVITDAGREAIAAAAPLHVEAVRSLFLDHLTAAELRTLAEISVRVVEKLDDDA; encoded by the coding sequence GTGACTGACGGGGTGAACTGGCTTACGGCGGAGGAGCAGCACGCGTGGAGGAGTTTCGTCCGGCTGCATGAGCGGCTGATCGGCCGCCTGTCACATCTGCTGCAGACGGAATCCCATTTGGCGGCGGCGGACTATGCGGTTCTGGTCAACCTGACGGATGTGCCCGAGGGGCGTCAGCGGTACCAGGACCTCGCGCGGGCGCTGGAGTGGGAGAAGAGCCGGATGTCCCACCACATCGCGCGCATGATCAGGCGGGGCCTGGTGGTGCGGGAGGACTGCCCGGAGGACGGGCGGGGCGCCTTCGCCGTGATCACGGACGCGGGACGCGAGGCCATCGCGGCCGCCGCCCCACTGCATGTAGAGGCCGTCCGATCCCTTTTCCTGGACCATCTCACCGCGGCGGAGCTCCGGACCCTGGCCGAGATCTCCGTCCGCGTGGTGGAGAAGCTGGACGATGACGCCTGA